The following are from one region of the bacterium genome:
- a CDS encoding FMN-binding protein — MAKFRLSFTNRWLRLAFVLAVVALTFAGARLFALGLLYVGLAVWAFKRWREHKRGLAYVLAAALVLGAGLYGFAAFEVWNMRAWRARHFGDAVLLAEDGVYEGEGTGKRGPVRVEVTVKDHKVADFEVIEYYDTIPVASAAFDELRELLRGRADVDVDAVTGATVTSYGTVNAARDAVWKGVADAPRLSWVSRITLWFASLRFQRVTIHSLAVLFIVVLLFDYTIQAALVEGTGQTLNCMDCQTCVGTCPVKRVEGKLFPMEMVLRARLGDYEEVARLMRYCVGCAKCAAKCPAGISAPSVAAAVAQYLRKQKREEEAEFFEERV, encoded by the coding sequence TTGGCTAAGTTCCGGCTATCTTTCACCAACCGGTGGCTGCGGCTCGCCTTCGTGCTGGCCGTCGTGGCGTTAACGTTCGCCGGCGCGCGGCTCTTCGCGCTGGGCCTGCTTTACGTCGGCCTGGCGGTGTGGGCGTTCAAGCGGTGGCGGGAGCACAAACGCGGCCTGGCGTACGTCTTGGCGGCGGCGCTGGTCTTGGGCGCGGGCCTCTACGGCTTCGCGGCGTTCGAGGTCTGGAATATGCGGGCGTGGCGCGCGCGGCACTTTGGCGACGCCGTCCTACTGGCCGAAGACGGCGTTTACGAGGGCGAGGGTACGGGGAAGCGCGGCCCGGTCAGAGTGGAGGTAACCGTAAAGGACCACAAGGTCGCGGATTTCGAGGTAATAGAGTATTACGACACGATTCCGGTCGCCTCGGCCGCCTTCGACGAGTTGCGGGAGCTCTTGCGGGGCCGCGCCGACGTCGACGTGGACGCCGTAACCGGCGCGACCGTTACCTCGTACGGCACGGTCAACGCCGCCCGCGACGCCGTTTGGAAGGGCGTCGCCGACGCGCCGAGGCTCTCCTGGGTATCGAGGATAACGCTGTGGTTCGCCAGCCTCAGGTTCCAAAGGGTGACGATTCACTCGCTGGCGGTCCTGTTCATCGTCGTGTTGCTTTTCGACTATACCATTCAGGCGGCGTTGGTGGAGGGAACGGGCCAGACTCTCAACTGCATGGATTGCCAGACCTGCGTCGGCACCTGCCCGGTGAAGCGGGTGGAGGGCAAGCTCTTCCCGATGGAGATGGTCCTTCGGGCGCGGCTGGGAGATTACGAGGAGGTAGCCCGGCTGATGCGGTATTGCGTGGGATGCGCCAAGTGCGCGGCCAAATGTCCGGCGGGGATAAGCGCGCCCAGCGTGGCCGCCGCGGTGGCCCAGTACCTGCGCAAGCAGAAGCGGGAAGAGGAGGCCGAGTTCTTCGAGGAGCGGGTGTAA
- a CDS encoding 6-bladed beta-propeller, whose amino-acid sequence MRSCFLICSVAAAVFPGAAFGEFVYQGEWGSFGTGPGQLNCPFGVDCDIVGNGLVYVVDYENHRVQYFTATGSYLGKWGAYGREDGQFRYPWGVEVKRGRVYVSDTHNHRIQYFTHAGSFLGKWGRYGSGDGRLDNPRGVAVSREGRVYVVDCLNHRIQYFTADGSFLGKWGTKGAGDGQFNGPRGILIPPSGKIYVADKYNHRVQYFTPDGVFLGKWGREGKGDGEFVGPRGLAGRGDGRIFVTDEYSDRVQYFTHQGSFIGKWGQRGSAPGDFNLPACCTFGPNGWFYVADERNHRIQYFRESEAAVEPCSLGRVRALFK is encoded by the coding sequence ATGAGAAGTTGCTTTTTAATATGTTCGGTCGCCGCGGCCGTCTTTCCGGGAGCGGCTTTCGGCGAGTTCGTATACCAGGGGGAGTGGGGTTCTTTCGGGACCGGCCCCGGGCAGCTCAATTGCCCGTTCGGCGTGGACTGCGACATAGTCGGGAACGGCCTGGTATACGTAGTTGATTATGAAAACCATCGGGTCCAGTATTTTACGGCTACCGGCAGTTACCTGGGGAAGTGGGGGGCGTACGGGAGAGAGGACGGCCAATTCCGTTACCCCTGGGGCGTCGAAGTGAAGCGGGGCCGCGTCTACGTGAGCGATACGCACAATCACCGCATCCAATACTTCACCCACGCGGGGAGTTTCCTCGGCAAGTGGGGGCGGTACGGCTCGGGCGACGGCCGGCTCGACAATCCGCGCGGGGTAGCGGTGTCGCGGGAAGGCCGCGTCTACGTCGTCGATTGCTTGAACCACCGCATCCAATATTTCACGGCCGACGGTTCTTTTTTGGGGAAATGGGGGACGAAGGGCGCCGGCGACGGCCAATTCAACGGCCCCCGGGGGATTTTAATCCCGCCCTCGGGCAAGATTTACGTTGCGGATAAATATAATCACAGGGTACAGTATTTTACGCCCGACGGCGTATTTCTCGGGAAATGGGGTCGAGAGGGCAAGGGGGACGGCGAGTTCGTAGGCCCTCGCGGCCTCGCGGGCCGGGGCGACGGCCGGATCTTCGTAACGGACGAATATAGCGACCGCGTCCAGTACTTTACGCACCAGGGCTCTTTTATAGGCAAATGGGGGCAGCGCGGCTCGGCCCCGGGCGATTTCAACTTGCCGGCGTGTTGTACGTTCGGCCCCAACGGTTGGTTTTACGTCGCCGACGAGAGGAACCACCGCATCCAGTATTTCCGGGAGAGCGAGGCCGCCGTCGAACCGTGTTCCCTAGGGCGCGTGAGAGCTCTGTTTAAATAA
- a CDS encoding tetratricopeptide repeat protein yields MMKRLISVSLALALCGAAAGHEHEHEGAPGAAYFHEHALELLRARQSEKAAAFLQYSLDYYPWDVPLNLLYLDVLGEEGLEVLGQAWYEEDSEHVADEAIILFALGRLAEDDADARDYYERALAADRDFTPARVGLAELSYRRGDLEAARLEIERALKQNADEWRAYALRGEIFLALDELEGAVRDFERALDDDPYAPATHAALGEALLLGGEAAAAREEYREAIAWCDDRGEYYLGLGKAQEALGELDAARLAYAAAASRACGNMTVAIAGRKAAGRLAFGAGDMLEATDHITWAATFAPDDAELRAYVGGLYAHVGRPAEAAAEFKRAAELEPENGVYWYLLGSSRARAGEFEAARESLEEAVELLDGEEAAEAARELEAVRAALAEGSGQQEE; encoded by the coding sequence ATGATGAAACGCTTAATATCGGTTTCTCTGGCGTTGGCCCTATGCGGGGCGGCGGCCGGCCACGAGCACGAGCACGAGGGCGCGCCGGGGGCGGCCTACTTCCACGAGCACGCGCTCGAGCTGCTGCGCGCGCGCCAGTCGGAGAAGGCGGCGGCCTTCTTACAATACTCGCTGGACTACTATCCGTGGGACGTCCCGTTGAACCTGCTCTACCTCGACGTGTTGGGCGAGGAGGGGTTGGAGGTCCTAGGCCAGGCTTGGTACGAAGAGGACTCCGAACACGTCGCCGACGAGGCGATAATATTATTCGCGTTGGGCCGGCTGGCCGAAGACGACGCCGACGCTCGAGACTATTACGAACGCGCGCTGGCCGCGGACCGGGACTTTACGCCGGCCCGCGTCGGCCTGGCGGAGCTGTCCTACCGGCGGGGCGATTTAGAGGCCGCCCGGCTCGAGATCGAGCGCGCGTTAAAGCAAAACGCCGACGAATGGCGCGCGTACGCCCTCCGAGGAGAGATATTCCTGGCCCTGGACGAGCTGGAGGGCGCGGTCCGGGATTTCGAACGCGCCCTCGACGACGACCCCTACGCGCCGGCGACGCACGCCGCGCTGGGCGAGGCTCTTCTGCTCGGCGGCGAAGCCGCGGCCGCCCGGGAAGAGTACCGGGAGGCCATAGCCTGGTGCGACGACCGCGGCGAATACTACCTCGGTCTGGGGAAGGCGCAGGAAGCGTTGGGCGAACTCGACGCCGCGCGCCTGGCGTACGCCGCGGCGGCCTCGCGCGCTTGCGGCAATATGACGGTCGCTATCGCGGGACGCAAGGCCGCGGGGCGGCTGGCCTTCGGAGCCGGCGACATGCTCGAGGCGACGGACCACATCACCTGGGCGGCGACGTTCGCGCCCGATGACGCCGAGCTGCGGGCGTACGTGGGCGGGTTATATGCGCACGTCGGCAGGCCGGCGGAGGCCGCGGCGGAATTTAAACGCGCCGCCGAGCTCGAGCCCGAAAACGGCGTTTATTGGTATTTGCTCGGCTCGAGCCGGGCCCGGGCCGGCGAATTCGAAGCCGCCCGGGAAAGCCTGGAGGAGGCCGTCGAGCTTCTGGACGGCGAGGAGGCCGCCGAAGCCGCGCGCGAGCTCGAGGCGGTCCGCGCCGCGCTGGCGGAGGGGTCGGGGCAACAGGAGGAATAA